CGAATACCTCGGCGATAAAAAATTCAACAATACAGTAAGCGCGGTTTGGGGTAGCGACTATAAAAAGGAAACCCTGGATGGCCGCGATGGCGACGCCGACCAAACCCGCGACCAACTGGGTTTATTCGCCGAGATCCAAAGCCATTTTAAAGATACGATTTATGTAACCGCAGGATTGCGCCATGACGACAACGAAGACTTTGGCAAACACAACAGCTATCGCGTTACCGCCGCGTGGCTGCCGCTACAATCCAACGAACAAACCTTAAAACTGCGCACCAGCGGCGGCACAGGTTTTCGTGCGCCGGCACTTTCGGAAATCGCTTACAATCGCGGCCCCTGGGCATTTGGCGATGCCTTGGAAACGGATTTAAACGCTGAAACCAGCGAAGGTATCGACTTGGGCTTGGATTATTTTCTGGCGTTCACTAAGGTACAGGAAATTAATCTCGGTATTACCTTCTTTTCACAAAAAGTCGAAAATGAAATTTATTTTGATTTAATCGATTACAGCGGCTATCTACAAGCCGAGGGCAAGAGCGAATCGCACGGAGTTGAACTGAGTGTCGATTATCAAATAACTAGCCGGCTCACACTACTCGCTAACAACACCTGGAACCCCACGCAAGATCGCGACGGTGAACCCCGTGTACGTCGACCTGAAAATACCAGTAATCTCGGGGCGCGTATCAGTCTCTTGCAAGAGAATTTCAACCTTTTGGTGAATCTGTTTAACGCACGCGATGCGATTGATATCGACGGGTCGAAACTCGATGATTATTCCCTGCTCTCGCTCAGCGCCAACTGGAAAATTGCCGACTGGTTACTCAGCGCCAGAATTGATAACCTCAGCAACCGGGACTATCAGCAGGTATCCGGCTACAACACCGCAGAACGAACGATCAACGCTGGTGTTCAGTATCAATTCTAAGGTTTTGTTATGGCAGCACTGATGGTGCAAGGCACAACGTCCGACGCCGGGAAGAGTACCCTGGTGGCCGGCTTGTGCCGCCTGATGGCAAAGCGCGGCTATCGGGTTGCGCCCTTCAAACCGCAAAATATGGCGCTTAATAGCGCAGTGACCGAAGACGGTGGTGAAATCGGTCGCGCCCAAGCCGTGCAGGCCTTCGCCTGCGGCCTTGAACCTCACTCCGATATGAACCCGGTGCTGATTAAACCCGCCAGCGATACCCAGGCCCAGATAATTATTCAGGGGCAGGTTCAACAAAATATGAGCGCCCAAAACTTCCATCAATTCAAACCTCATGCCTTGCAAAAGGTGCTGCAAAGTTACCGGCGCTTGCAGCAAAACTACAGTTGTGTTCTGATCGAAGGCGCGGGCAGCCCGGCCGAAATTAATTTACGACAAGGCGATATCGCCAATATGGGTTTCGCGGAAGCCGCGGATTGCCCAGTTATTTTAATTGCAGACATTAACCCCGGCGGGGTGTTTGCACATATTGTCGGTACGCTCGAATTACTTACACCACCTGAGCGCGACCGCATTAAAGGCTTTGTGATTAATCGCTTTCGCGGCGATATTGCCCTGCTGGAATCGGGCCTGGATTGGCTCGAGAAAAAAACCGCCAAACCCGTGTTAGGTGTTCTGCCCTGGTTACACAACTTCCACCTCGAAGCGGAAGACGCCATTAATACCGAGCAACTCAATCCCGCTGCGAAATTCCGCATTGTTGTTCCCGTGTTGCCGCACATTTCCAATCATACCGATTTCGATGCTTTGCGTTTTCACCCCAATGTGCATTTGGAGTTCATTGATATCACGACTCCCCAAATCGCCGCCGATCTTATTATTCTACCGGGTAGTAAAAATGTGCCGCGCGATTTGGAAGCCCTGCTCAATAATGGCTGGCAACAAAAACTCCACAAACATTTGCGTTACGGCGGCAAGCTTATCGGCATTTGTGGTGGCTACCAGATGCTCGGGGAACACATTAAAGATCCACTGGGTATTGAAGCTGAACCGGGCACTAGCGTCGGCTTTGGTCTACTGCCAATAAGCACCGAGCTACGCCCTCAAAAACAATTAAAAACAATTTCTGGAAAACTCACGCTCAACAACACTGTACGAGCGTTCACAGGCTACGAAATACATCAGGGCTGCTCATCACTCACTGAAGTTGCGACACAGCCACTCGAGCTTAACGACAATTCCCACGATGGCTGTATTAGCGATGATAACGCAATCTTCGGGAGCTACTGCCACGGCATTTTCGATAACACCGCAGCCTGTAATTTAATGCTGAGCTGGGCGGGGCTAAGCGACCATAGCGCCATCGATATAAAAGTCTTGCAAAATGAACAACTGGAGCGGCTCGCAAATACGCTGGAAGCATCGCTGGATATCCAAAAAATAATCCGCATCAGCGAAGGGAGAGAATGAAAACGCTAATTCTCGGGGGTGCACGCAGTGGCAAATCCAAACACGCCGAATTACTCGCCAATAATGCCGATAAAAAATCGGTAATTTATATTGCGACCGGCTGGGCGGGAGATTCAGAAATGCGTGCGCGCATTCAACACCATAAGCAACAACGCCCCAACCATTGGCTAACGGTGGAGGAACCCCTAAAATTGGCGGAAGTTCTCCAGCAATATCACGGGGAAACCAAGATATTATTGGTAGACTGCCTAACCCTTTGGATAAGCAACTGCCTGACTCAGCAATGTTATGCCCAACAACTGGCATTGTTGCTGGATGCCCTGCCGCATTTAAAAGGCGATCTAATTCTGGTAAGCAACGAAGTGGGCAGCGGAATAGTTCCGCTAGGTGAACTCAGCCGGGAATTTGTCGATGCCAGCGGCTGGTTGCACCAATCCCTGGCGACATTGTGTGATGCTGTGACTCTGGTCGTTGCCGGC
The DNA window shown above is from Alteromonadaceae bacterium 2753L.S.0a.02 and carries:
- a CDS encoding vitamin B12 transporter, yielding MYSRNTQTLLASAIALVTLTANANNTQLEEVVVTASRNETPLRQVGASVSVINEADIQLQAATSLNELLRNQPGITTSNSGGLGKDSALRIRGEEGYRTLIMIDGVEMTDPTGTQAMSHVEHLNIGPDIERVEILRGPQGFIYGADAGGVINIFTRTSQQGIDGGIAIEGGSYNTQKLNASLSGGNNTLDGFISATSIDSDGFNARTDDESGETDGYENTTLHVKGAINFNSKFRAQLVMRDQNATSEYDNCDFEVNNCVAEFEQGIARLSLRYAGETTQQQLAYNSSDIERRFFTNDLQSYAISGSLQKAEYLGDKKFNNTVSAVWGSDYKKETLDGRDGDADQTRDQLGLFAEIQSHFKDTIYVTAGLRHDDNEDFGKHNSYRVTAAWLPLQSNEQTLKLRTSGGTGFRAPALSEIAYNRGPWAFGDALETDLNAETSEGIDLGLDYFLAFTKVQEINLGITFFSQKVENEIYFDLIDYSGYLQAEGKSESHGVELSVDYQITSRLTLLANNTWNPTQDRDGEPRVRRPENTSNLGARISLLQENFNLLVNLFNARDAIDIDGSKLDDYSLLSLSANWKIADWLLSARIDNLSNRDYQQVSGYNTAERTINAGVQYQF
- a CDS encoding adenosylcobyric acid synthase (glutamine-hydrolysing) yields the protein MAALMVQGTTSDAGKSTLVAGLCRLMAKRGYRVAPFKPQNMALNSAVTEDGGEIGRAQAVQAFACGLEPHSDMNPVLIKPASDTQAQIIIQGQVQQNMSAQNFHQFKPHALQKVLQSYRRLQQNYSCVLIEGAGSPAEINLRQGDIANMGFAEAADCPVILIADINPGGVFAHIVGTLELLTPPERDRIKGFVINRFRGDIALLESGLDWLEKKTAKPVLGVLPWLHNFHLEAEDAINTEQLNPAAKFRIVVPVLPHISNHTDFDALRFHPNVHLEFIDITTPQIAADLIILPGSKNVPRDLEALLNNGWQQKLHKHLRYGGKLIGICGGYQMLGEHIKDPLGIEAEPGTSVGFGLLPISTELRPQKQLKTISGKLTLNNTVRAFTGYEIHQGCSSLTEVATQPLELNDNSHDGCISDDNAIFGSYCHGIFDNTAACNLMLSWAGLSDHSAIDIKVLQNEQLERLANTLEASLDIQKIIRISEGRE
- a CDS encoding adenosylcobinamide kinase /adenosylcobinamide-phosphate guanylyltransferase, whose translation is MKTLILGGARSGKSKHAELLANNADKKSVIYIATGWAGDSEMRARIQHHKQQRPNHWLTVEEPLKLAEVLQQYHGETKILLVDCLTLWISNCLTQQCYAQQLALLLDALPHLKGDLILVSNEVGSGIVPLGELSREFVDASGWLHQSLATLCDAVTLVVAGLPLPLKQAGQIT